The genomic DNA cagcggctTCGGTCTCGGCAACGGCAGCCTCGACAGCCGGTGCCAGTAGCGGGTCGCGCAGGCCGACTGAACCTATTCCGGCCAAATCGGCCCAGGTAAAGACCGATAAACCTCGTCCTCACGTGTGTGCCACCTGTACTAGGTCGTTTGCCCGGCTCGAGCATCTGAAACGCCATGAACGGTCTCATACGAAGGAAAAACCTTTTCAGTGCCCGGTTTGCGAGCGGTGTTTTGCCCGTCGTGACCTGCTGTTAAGGCATAAACAAAAACTGCATGCATCTTTTGAACCAGGGAGGTCGAATAGTACCGGTGGAACTTCGACGGTAGGTGGTGGAATCGGCGTTGGTGGCCCTCGTGGAGGCACCAAACGCAAATCTTCTTCCGTCAGTTCTGCTtcggcagcggcagcagctgtatcagcagcaactgctCGTGGCTTAGGTGGTATTAATTCCATGGTCGTTAATTCGTCTCCTTCTTCAGCACCTCGTTCGGCTAGTCTGGGGTTTGATGCTAACAGCAATGGCCATGTTTCTACAGCTCCTTATTCGAATTTACTGAAAAGTCAGCTGGGTGGGATTAATGGGGGCCGTCCACATGATACTTCAGCTTCTGGTAATGGTACTAGTACgaacagtagcagtagcggCTCTGGTAGTGCTGTTAGTAGCACGTCTCCATTTTCAGCATTCAATGGACGACCACGGCCAGCATCgttttctgctgcttctgcatCCTCTTATTCAAAGTATAAAGACATTGAAGTGCTCAACAGTCAAATGTACCCTTCAGCACCTCCAGAAGTTGGGTTTTCGACTCCACAGCTCCTTCCTGCATCGCTAGGGAACCTCGACATCCCTCTCGAAGACTTGTTTGATTCTGAtccattatttattaaccCCCAGTTGCTGGGCCAAGAGGACAAGAACGACGGTGGTTCTGGCCAACCCGGCCAGTCTGGTCAAGCGCATGGTCAGACTACTGGCCAGTCTTCTGGTCAGCAATCTGGCCAATACGAcccacaacagcagcaacaacaacagcagcatcagcagcaacagcaacagcagcaacagcataCTCCATCAATGGGACCATTAGATTCGGCGACTGGAGCCATGTCACAAACaccacagcagcagcagcaacagcagggACAGATGCAACTGTCTACACCAACGCAGTCTCATGGACAAGATGCTGGATCTAACCATCAACCACAGCAAGGACAGGGTCAAATTCACAACTTTTTACAACAGCATGCAGCCAACCAAGCATTCAATGAGTCTTTATACACGGCAGATACGAGGAGCTCGATTTCGTCAAATTATAAACTGGAAGAAGATCTGAGTCCAAACAGTGTACTGGCCATGGAACATGACGATTTTTCGTGGATGCCACCTTCATCGGACAATTACGGCCGTCCTACACCACAAAGCATTCTCAATTCCAGTTCGTTTTCCCCACCTCCAAATTCGAGCAATAATAACTATCATTTATCTGGCATGAACGTGGCGAATTCCGAGTCTCCACTTTCATTAGTAGGTGGTAATGGACAGGTGAATCTAAGTCCTAATGAAGGTAGTGGTCATATGAATAGTGACTTCGACCATCACATGTCTCCAGGTATTCATGAAGATATGCGAGATCACAAGGCATTTTCACTTCACATTGATGGCATGGACTTCTGGAACAATAACAACGGCATTAATAACAGTCAATCCAGTTTCGACGAGAATACTCTTAATCTCAATGGAGGCAACATTACTGGAATGGGTATGCGAGTCAATCGAGGCCAAGTCATCACTCCTCAACTGAGACTGCATATTCTCGCTACCCTTTCCACACCTACCCCATTTTCCTCGTCACAATCGCCACAGTTACCGTCGACTCTCGAACTGCAGAGATACATTAATTCATACACGGAAAACTTTGGCAAGCATATGCCATTTTTGCATCACTCTTTAGAGTTTACCCCTGACAATGTTCCTCTAGCTTTGGGCATGGCTGCCATTGGTGCGTTGTATACCTTCGAGCATGCCAGCTCGAGCAACATTTTTGAAATATCTAGAAGCTGCATTCATGTTTATTTGGAGAGCAGGAGAGAGAAACGAGGGTCTGGCGATTCCGATGGGTTCAATTCCAACAAATCTACTCCAATATGGCTGGTCCAGGCTCTTGTATTGGGAATTATTTATGGTCTGTTTAGTGGTGAACCATTGGCAAATGAAATTGCCGTAGCCCAGGCCAACGCTGTTATTTCGCTTGCAAAGTCTGCTggtcttcatcttccaccatcaaaatatattcaacaACCGTCACCAGATTTGGAAAATGCTCATATCGAGGAGAAGTGGAGATATTTCATTGCTGCCCAAGAACGAATTCGTACCATGCACGTCGTTCACATGATCTCTTGTCTATTGGCAACATCGTACAATGTAGTATCATCGTTGAAAAATGAGGATATGAAATGCGGTTCTCCATGCGACGAGTCACTATGGACATCTACTTCTTCCTCGGAATGGTGGGAAACGATATCCAAAAAGGGCTTGGAAGATATCAATCCTCAGCAATACTTTGAAGGCCCCAACTTCAACGACTACCTCCAACAATTACTGCAGAAAAATACCCTGGTAGGAAAAATCCCTCAGTTCACCCTGCTATCATTATTATACGCCGTTCATTATGAAATCTACCAGAGACGACATACCCATGACAGCTATATCCTTAATAACCGAGTAACGCCTAGTCAGCATGAGATCACATGGCTGGAATCTCAAAAGCTCAATATAGAGTCCATATTACGTGCTTGGGAAACCACTTGGTCTTTATCGCCATTAGCATCGTTAAGTCCTAGCAGCCAATATGGTCCTTTAATGTCGGACGCCATTCCTCTATCATCTCTAGCCCATGTACGGGTTTATGTTAATCTTTCCAAAGTCAAGGAAGCTTTTTGGAAACGCGACTTTAATGCCATGAACCATGAGCTCGATAATCTTGCTGTACCGACTTATTACGAGTCTGTCACTAACGGCTCACCAAGTAGTCCTCATAAGTTTGATGGTTTGCTAGAAGCTGCGTCATATGCCGCAGATGCTATTTCGTTATGGGAGAAGCATTCAATTAAATGGACTCTCGAAA from Sugiyamaella lignohabitans strain CBS 10342 chromosome D, complete sequence includes the following:
- the TDA9 gene encoding Tda9p (Transcription factor that regulates acetate production; green fluorescent protein (GFP)-fusion protein localizes to the nucleus; null mutant is sensitive to expression of the top1-T722A allele; not an essential gene; TDA9 has a paralog, RSF2, that arose from the whole genome duplication; GO_component: GO:0005634 - nucleus [Evidence IEA,IEA]; GO_component: GO:0005634 - nucleus [Evidence IDA] [PMID 14562095]; GO_function: GO:0003677 - DNA binding [Evidence IEA]; GO_function: GO:0046872 - metal ion binding [Evidence IEA,IEA]; GO_function: GO:0003676 - nucleic acid binding [Evidence IEA]; GO_function: GO:0043565 - sequence-specific DNA binding [Evidence IDA] [PMID 16785442]; GO_function: GO:0043565 - sequence-specific DNA binding [Evidence IDA,IDA] [PMID 19111667]; GO_function: GO:0043565 - sequence-specific DNA binding [Evidence IDA] [PMID 19158363]; GO_process: GO:0019413 - acetate biosynthetic process [Evidence IMP] [PMID 23240040]; GO_process: GO:0006355 - regulation of transcription, DNA-templated [Evidence IEA]; GO_process: GO:0006351 - transcription, DNA-templated [Evidence IEA]); translated protein: MDMSVDVGVGRSDPATAAAAAASVSATAASTAGASSGSRRPTEPIPAKSAQVKTDKPRPHVCATCTRSFARLEHLKRHERSHTKEKPFQCPVCERCFARRDLLLRHKQKLHASFEPGRSNSTGGTSTVGGGIGVGGPRGGTKRKSSSVSSASAAAAAVSAATARGLGGINSMVVNSSPSSAPRSASLGFDANSNGHVSTAPYSNLLKSQLGGINGGRPHDTSASGNGTSTNSSSSGSGSAVSSTSPFSAFNGRPRPASFSAASASSYSKYKDIEVLNSQMYPSAPPEVGFSTPQLLPASLGNLDIPLEDLFDSDPLFINPQLLGQEDKNDGGSGQPGQSGQAHGQTTGQSSGQQSGQYDPQQQQQQQQHQQQQQQQQQHTPSMGPLDSATGAMSQTPQQQQQQQGQMQLSTPTQSHGQDAGSNHQPQQGQGQIHNFLQQHAANQAFNESLYTADTRSSISSNYKLEEDLSPNSVLAMEHDDFSWMPPSSDNYGRPTPQSILNSSSFSPPPNSSNNNYHLSGMNVANSESPLSLVGGNGQVNLSPNEGSGHMNSDFDHHMSPGIHEDMRDHKAFSLHIDGMDFWNNNNGINNSQSSFDENTLNLNGGNITGMGMRVNRGQVITPQLRLHILATLSTPTPFSSSQSPQLPSTLELQRYINSYTENFGKHMPFLHHSLEFTPDNVPLALGMAAIGALYTFEHASSSNIFEISRSCIHVYLESRREKRGSGDSDGFNSNKSTPIWLVQALVLGIIYGLFSGEPLANEIAVAQANAVISLAKSAGLHLPPSKYIQQPSPDLENAHIEEKWRYFIAAQERIRTMHVVHMISCLLATSYNVVSSLKNEDMKCGSPCDESLWTSTSSSEWWETISKKGLEDINPQQYFEGPNFNDYLQQLLQKNTLVGKIPQFTLLSLLYAVHYEIYQRRHTHDSYILNNRVTPSQHEITWLESQKLNIESILRAWETTWSLSPLASLSPSSQYGPLMSDAIPLSSLAHVRVYVNLSKVKEAFWKRDFNAMNHELDNLAVPTYYESVTNGSPSSPHKFDGLLEAASYAADAISLWEKHSIKWTLETTASQTFIHTLVSLFDCGLAVSEFIHRLEIKPQHEWSEDETMLVNRIGKIFYRVLDVVGHDSLDPNDTWARPLNEDGTLTRPGKLSVLTLLIVAKMLCKAYIWPFALVMGDALQFRSRHLSAFA